The following coding sequences are from one Portunus trituberculatus isolate SZX2019 chromosome 32, ASM1759143v1, whole genome shotgun sequence window:
- the LOC123512102 gene encoding piggyBac transposable element-derived protein 3-like gives MIPYRGRHSAKQFIRNKPVRFGYKMWMMCSADGYPYNFSLYCGKEENRKEPLGTQVVMNMLQPVVNKDEHVVFFDNFFTSHALMVNLTKKGVRACGTIRDNRTGKCPLMSKKDAEKKERGSYDYRSDDVVLCARWNDNSIVTVASNYYGISPMQKVNRWVKKEGKKNIQQPYLITMYNKGMGGVDVCDQMLSTYRPRLRSRKWYWNIFAQLLNLSIVASFRFYQYVNPTSEVSHKDFRRDIARTLIRIQEPRKRKGGPTSTVPKAIRYDNVNHFLEQCPQGRCILCKKNTRLSCVKCEKRLHKGCSALFHKK, from the coding sequence ATGATCCCTTATCGTGGAAGACACAGTGCAAAACAATTCATAAGAAATAAACCTGTCAGATTTGGGTACAAGATGTGGATGATGTGTAGTGCTGATGGATATCCTTataacttttctctctattgtggaaaggaggaaaatagaaaagagccCTTGGGAACTCAGGTGGTGATGAACATGTTACAACCAGTGGTAAATAAGGATGAGCATGTAGTGttttttgacaatttttttACTAGTCATGCACTGATGGTTAACCTTACCAAGAAGGGTGTTCGAGCTTGTGGAACTATTAGGGATAATCGCACCGGAAAGTGCCCTCTTATGTCAAAGAAAGAtgctgaaaagaaagagaggggttCATACGACTATAGATCGGATGATGTAGTCTTATGTGCCAGGTGGAATGACAACAGCATTGTCACAGTTGCTAGCAATTATTATGGAATCAGTCCTATGCAAAAGGTAAACAGATgggtaaaaaaagaaggaaaaaagaatatacaaCAGCCTTATTTGATAACCATGTACAATAAAGGCATGGGTGGGGTGGATGTGTGTGACCAAATGTTGTCGACATACAGGCCAAGACTGCGTTCTAGGAAGTGGTATTGGAATATCTTTGCTCAGCTGCTGAACCTCTCCATTGTAGCAAGCTTCAGGTTCTACCAGTATGTAAACCCTACCTCTGAAGTAAGCCATAAGGATTTCAGGCGGGATATAGCTAGGACACTTATAAGAATCCAAGAacccagaaaaagaaaaggagggccAACATCAACTGTGCCCAAAGCAATAAGGTATGACAATGTCAACCACTTTCTAGAACAATGTCCACAGGGAAGATGCATTCTGTGCAAGAAAAACACACGCCTAAGCTGCGTCAAGTGTGAGAAAAGACTCCATAAGGGGTGCAGTGCCCTGTTCCACAAGAAATGA
- the LOC123512101 gene encoding adventurous-gliding motility protein Z-like isoform X2, giving the protein MFQETSISMDVADSLRYREAVARLKQLLYDDPPPEEPPSPLHHLNPPHHPPARGDGGGAWRWLLELLHHQEDLITQLEKENEFLKEEVGSESISSSPPAGSITPTAALLRQKEALQEEMARMEEALAAVSRREKEALTRLSHALALAEHTQAQTSQVRASSESAIEKLSTDLATAQQEAGRLRAQLDEAEAQRVREEGARDRQAREAEHKIGVLKAEREEQERRLTQLREEAREADRKVIDLEYDLQTAEETKRRLEDQLEEQRRHALDATARLDQILLSRSGEAAAGAARAKDLEERLDAAREDTAKLLQAVTALAKQGGGRVGETYSTDDVKSERLAAGQELQEALEALHARHKEDVAGVESAAKHQSEATDALRQELAALREQLARDNETHREAITQKNIEATTLRQELQEGREEVIRTREQLRACGGLYQRAMDTLRDKVAESAELLATVRASQQERQYLLQETAMLRRVIAAAGPPLPPPRSLPQSPHPVHNTHIPSPTSPLHACFPSPPTHILTEETREEKNREEETRLVSQLAAEDLFRNVTVAPGVTLFHMYHQTP; this is encoded by the exons ATGTTTCAGGAGACTTCTAtaag CATGGACGTGGCAGACTCCCTGCGCTACAGAGAGGCTGTGGCGAGGCTCAAACAGCTACTCTATGACGATCCCCCGCCTGAAgagcctccctctcccctccaccacctcaaccCTCCGCACCATCCACCCGCCAGAG GGGACGGCGGAGGGGCGTGGCGGTGGCTGCTGGAGTTGCTGCATCACCAGGAAGATCTCATCACTCAgctggagaaggaaaatgagttcCTGAAG GAGGAAGTGGGATCAGAATCGATATCCTCCAGCCCACCAGCAGGATCCATTACTCCCACCGCGGCGCTCTTAAG GCAGAAGGAGGCGTTACAGGAGGAGATGGCGAGGATGGAAGAGGCACTAGCAGCAGTGTCCCGGCGAGAGAAGGAGGCCCTTACGAGACTCAGCCACGCCCTCGCCCTGGCGGAGCACACACAGGCCCAAACATCCCAG GTTCGCGCCAGCAGCGAGTCAGCCATTGAGAAGCTGAGCACAGACCTGGCAACGGCGCAGCAGGAAGCGGGGCGTCTGCGGGCACAGCTTGACGAGGCGGAGGCGCAGAGGGTgcgggaggagggagcgagggacaGGCAGGCGAGGGAAGCAGAACATAAAATTGGAGTACTTAAG GCTGAACGAGAGGAGCAAGAACGCAGACTGACGCAGCTACGGGAGGAGGCACGAGAGGCAGATAGGAAGGTTATCGATCTGGAATACGACCTTCAAACTGCAGAGGAGACTAAAAGACGCCTTGAGGACCAACTGGAGGAGCAGAGAAGACACGCCCTGGACGCCACTGCGAGACTCGACCAAATACTCTTATC GCGCAGCGGAGAGGCAGCGGCGGGGGCGGCACGAGCGAAGGACCTTGAGGAAAGACTGGACGCTGCAAGGGAGGACACGGCCAAACTCTTGCAGGCGGTGACGGCACTGGCGAAG CAAGGAGGCGGAAGGGTTGGAGAGACGTACTCTACAGATGATGTAAAGAGTGAACGGTTAGCCGCGGGTCAGGAGCTGCAGGAGGCCCTTGAGGCGCTTCATGCACGCCACA AGGAGGACGTAGCGGGAGTGGAGTCAGCAGCGAAACATCAGAGCGAGGCTACGGACGCCCTCAGACAGGAGCTGGCGGCGCTGAGGGAGCAACTAGCGAGGGATAACGAGACGCACAG GGAAGCAATCACACAGAAGAACATTGAAGCCACAACGCTGCGTCAGGAGCTGCAGGAGGGGCGAGAAGAAGTAATCCGGACGAGGGAGCAGCTGAGGGCATGTGGAGGCCTGTACCAGAGAGCTATGGACACCCTTAGGGATAAAGTGGCGGAG AGTGCTGAGTTACTAGCAACGGTGCGAGCGTCCCAGCAGGAGCGTCAATACCTTCTGCAGGAAACGGCAATGCTGAGGcgagtaatagcagcagcaggaccaccactaccaccgccacgaTCACTACCACAGTCACCACATCCAGTACACAACACCCACATCCCATCACCCACATCACCCTTACACGCTTGCTTCCCCTCGCCACCCACACACATCCTCACTGAAGAAACACGTGAAGAGAAGAACCGCGAGGAGGAGACCCGGCTTGTGTCTCAGTTAGCAGCAGAAGATTTGTTCCGAAACGTCACCGTGGCTCCTGGAGTGACTCTCTTCCACATGTATCACCAAACACCGTAG
- the LOC123512100 gene encoding arylsulfatase H-like: MKWVAVALAAVSAVLVGAATDSSQEGKVTEEQISGTVKSNEQQRPPNIVILLADDLGIADLGCYGNNTLKTPNIDSLAKGGVQLTHHLSAASMCTPSRAAFLTGRYPARFGLVGQKNTPSVIPHLSSKVGLPLEEITIAEALAAANYTTAAVGKWHLGSGCGFLGKNCLVAQQHGFHHFFGLPLSLLVEAASTQPFFFFPCDGSHPFYQILLTVAVVSVVTLWWQCGYRPLLLFTYFSVLSIVLSITWFFYTHYRFHTNNWWGVSPWMNRHLNGVLMEDGVVLQQPLILEGLSQQMASHSAGLIAKYAREEQPFFLYHSFAHVHTPMFTVPQMAGRSAQGRYGDNVEEMDAAVGEILAALHEHNLEDNTIVYFVSDHGAHLEAIDEDGQRSGGFNGLFKGGKGMGAAEGGIRVPGIYRWPGHIPAGVKVDAPTSLLDTLPTILELAGLPPLHELLPHLPYRELDGISITDVLTKNAHPPSRTLIHHCDRNIHALRFIYEENVFKMHLAGHKWKPGSTQCGWGPNVYCSCHDVEDYSQEPRLYNLRLDPYEDSPIPVNSSKYNQITGIMLQFLAEWQARVSYPPSMLNSVSDTVLSPWIQPFRIPS; this comes from the exons ATGAAGTGGGTGGCAGTAGCTTTAGCTGCGGTTAGTGCAGTGCTGGTTGGAGCAGCTACCGATTCGAGCCAAGAAGGGAAGGTGACTGAAGAGCAAATAAGTGGGACTGTGAAGAGTAATGAACAGCAAAGGCCGCCTAATATTGTGATTCTGCTGGCTGACGATCTGGGTATTGCTGACCTGGGCTGTTACGGCAACAACACTTTGAAGACTCCCAACATTGACAG CCTGGCAAAGGGAGGCGTACAGCTAACTCACCACCTGAGTGCTGCCAGTATGTGCACCCCAAGCCGCGCAGCCTTCCTCACTGGCCGTTATCCGGCGCGTTTTG GTCTGGTTGGGCAGAAGAACACACCTTCAGTAATTCCACACTTATCCAGTAAAGTTGGTTTACCCTTAGAAGAAATCACAATAGCTGAGGCTCTCGCTGCTGCAAATTATACTACTGCTGCAGTGG GCAAGTGGCATCTGGGCTCAGGATGTGGCTTCCTTGGGAAGAATTGCCTGGTGGCACAGCAGCATGGCTTCCACCACTTTTTtggcctgcctctctccctccttgtaGAAGCTGCCTCCACACagccattcttcttcttcccctgtgATGGTTCACATCCTTTCTATCAG ATCTTGTTGACAGTggctgtggtgagtgtggtgaccCTGTGGTGGCAATGTGGTTACCGCCCACTGcttcttttcacatatttctctgTGTTGAGCATAGTGCTAAGCATCACATGGTTCTTCTACACACACTACCGTTTCCACACTAACAACTGGTGGGGC GTGTCTCCATGGATGAACCGCCACCTCAATGGTGTCCTGATGGAGGATGGTGTAGTACTGCAACAACCCCTGATACTGGAGGGGCTTTCTCAGCAAATGGCCAGTCATTCAGCCGGGCTCATCGCCAAGTATGCCAGGGAAGAGcagcctttcttcctttaccacTCATTTGCTCACGTCCATACTCCAATGTTCACAGTTCCTCAGATGGCAGGCAGGAGTGCTCAAGGAAG GTATGGAGATAATGTGGAGGAAATGGATGCAGCAGTGGGTGAGATCCTAGCAGCCCTTCATGAACACAACCTGGAGGACAACACAATTGTGTACTTTGTCTCGGATCATGGCGCCCACTTGGAGGCCATAGATGAGGATGGCCAGCGCTCAGGGGGATTTAATGGACTCTTCAAAG GGGGAAAAGGCATGGGAGCAGCTGAAGGTGGCATCAGAGTGCCAGGTATCTACCGCTGGCCCGGCCACATCCCGGCAGGAGTTAAAGTGGATGCCCCAACCTCCCTCCTGGACACCCTCCCTACCATTCTGGAACTTGCTGGCCTGCCTCCCCTGCATGAGCTACTTCCTCACCTCCCATACAGG GAACTGGATGGCATAAGTATTACTGATGTCTTGACCAAGAATGCACATCCTCCTTCCCGCACCTTGATTCACCACTGTGACAGAAACATCCACGCCCTCCGTTTCATATATG AGGAAAATGTCTTCAAAATGCACCTGGCTGGCCACAAGTGGAAGCCAGGAAGCACTCAGTGTGGCTGGGGTCCAAATGTGTATTGTTCCTGTCATGATGTGGAGGACTACAGCCAGGAACCCCGCCTATACAACCTACGTCTGGACCCTTATGAGGACAGCCCTATTCCTGTTAACAGCTCCAA GTATAACCAGATTACGGGGATAATGCTGCAGTTCCTCGCTGAGTGGCAGGCACGAGTGTCATATCCACCTTCTATGCTTAACAGTGTTTCTGACACAGTACTTTCTCCTTGGATCCAGCCTTTCCGTATTCCCTCATAA
- the LOC123512101 gene encoding stress response protein NST1-like isoform X1, which produces MFQETSISMDVADSLRYREAVARLKQLLYDDPPPEEPPSPLHHLNPPHHPPARGDGGGAWRWLLELLHHQEDLITQLEKENEFLKKEVVSVGDGLKKLAEDNEALHQRLSTTLTQALEEVGSESISSSPPAGSITPTAALLRQKEALQEEMARMEEALAAVSRREKEALTRLSHALALAEHTQAQTSQVRASSESAIEKLSTDLATAQQEAGRLRAQLDEAEAQRVREEGARDRQAREAEHKIGVLKAEREEQERRLTQLREEAREADRKVIDLEYDLQTAEETKRRLEDQLEEQRRHALDATARLDQILLSRSGEAAAGAARAKDLEERLDAAREDTAKLLQAVTALAKQGGGRVGETYSTDDVKSERLAAGQELQEALEALHARHKEDVAGVESAAKHQSEATDALRQELAALREQLARDNETHREAITQKNIEATTLRQELQEGREEVIRTREQLRACGGLYQRAMDTLRDKVAESAELLATVRASQQERQYLLQETAMLRRVIAAAGPPLPPPRSLPQSPHPVHNTHIPSPTSPLHACFPSPPTHILTEETREEKNREEETRLVSQLAAEDLFRNVTVAPGVTLFHMYHQTP; this is translated from the exons ATGTTTCAGGAGACTTCTAtaag CATGGACGTGGCAGACTCCCTGCGCTACAGAGAGGCTGTGGCGAGGCTCAAACAGCTACTCTATGACGATCCCCCGCCTGAAgagcctccctctcccctccaccacctcaaccCTCCGCACCATCCACCCGCCAGAG GGGACGGCGGAGGGGCGTGGCGGTGGCTGCTGGAGTTGCTGCATCACCAGGAAGATCTCATCACTCAgctggagaaggaaaatgagttcCTGAAG AAGGAGGTGGTGTCGGTCGGGGATGGTTTGAAGAAGCTCGCGGAAGACAACGAGGCCCTGCACCAGCGCctctccaccaccctcacccAGGCGCTC GAGGAAGTGGGATCAGAATCGATATCCTCCAGCCCACCAGCAGGATCCATTACTCCCACCGCGGCGCTCTTAAG GCAGAAGGAGGCGTTACAGGAGGAGATGGCGAGGATGGAAGAGGCACTAGCAGCAGTGTCCCGGCGAGAGAAGGAGGCCCTTACGAGACTCAGCCACGCCCTCGCCCTGGCGGAGCACACACAGGCCCAAACATCCCAG GTTCGCGCCAGCAGCGAGTCAGCCATTGAGAAGCTGAGCACAGACCTGGCAACGGCGCAGCAGGAAGCGGGGCGTCTGCGGGCACAGCTTGACGAGGCGGAGGCGCAGAGGGTgcgggaggagggagcgagggacaGGCAGGCGAGGGAAGCAGAACATAAAATTGGAGTACTTAAG GCTGAACGAGAGGAGCAAGAACGCAGACTGACGCAGCTACGGGAGGAGGCACGAGAGGCAGATAGGAAGGTTATCGATCTGGAATACGACCTTCAAACTGCAGAGGAGACTAAAAGACGCCTTGAGGACCAACTGGAGGAGCAGAGAAGACACGCCCTGGACGCCACTGCGAGACTCGACCAAATACTCTTATC GCGCAGCGGAGAGGCAGCGGCGGGGGCGGCACGAGCGAAGGACCTTGAGGAAAGACTGGACGCTGCAAGGGAGGACACGGCCAAACTCTTGCAGGCGGTGACGGCACTGGCGAAG CAAGGAGGCGGAAGGGTTGGAGAGACGTACTCTACAGATGATGTAAAGAGTGAACGGTTAGCCGCGGGTCAGGAGCTGCAGGAGGCCCTTGAGGCGCTTCATGCACGCCACA AGGAGGACGTAGCGGGAGTGGAGTCAGCAGCGAAACATCAGAGCGAGGCTACGGACGCCCTCAGACAGGAGCTGGCGGCGCTGAGGGAGCAACTAGCGAGGGATAACGAGACGCACAG GGAAGCAATCACACAGAAGAACATTGAAGCCACAACGCTGCGTCAGGAGCTGCAGGAGGGGCGAGAAGAAGTAATCCGGACGAGGGAGCAGCTGAGGGCATGTGGAGGCCTGTACCAGAGAGCTATGGACACCCTTAGGGATAAAGTGGCGGAG AGTGCTGAGTTACTAGCAACGGTGCGAGCGTCCCAGCAGGAGCGTCAATACCTTCTGCAGGAAACGGCAATGCTGAGGcgagtaatagcagcagcaggaccaccactaccaccgccacgaTCACTACCACAGTCACCACATCCAGTACACAACACCCACATCCCATCACCCACATCACCCTTACACGCTTGCTTCCCCTCGCCACCCACACACATCCTCACTGAAGAAACACGTGAAGAGAAGAACCGCGAGGAGGAGACCCGGCTTGTGTCTCAGTTAGCAGCAGAAGATTTGTTCCGAAACGTCACCGTGGCTCCTGGAGTGACTCTCTTCCACATGTATCACCAAACACCGTAG
- the LOC123512101 gene encoding adventurous-gliding motility protein Z-like isoform X3, with the protein MTIPRLKSLPLPSTTSTLRTIHPPEEEVGSESISSSPPAGSITPTAALLRQKEALQEEMARMEEALAAVSRREKEALTRLSHALALAEHTQAQTSQVRASSESAIEKLSTDLATAQQEAGRLRAQLDEAEAQRVREEGARDRQAREAEHKIGVLKAEREEQERRLTQLREEAREADRKVIDLEYDLQTAEETKRRLEDQLEEQRRHALDATARLDQILLSRSGEAAAGAARAKDLEERLDAAREDTAKLLQAVTALAKQGGGRVGETYSTDDVKSERLAAGQELQEALEALHARHKEDVAGVESAAKHQSEATDALRQELAALREQLARDNETHREAITQKNIEATTLRQELQEGREEVIRTREQLRACGGLYQRAMDTLRDKVAESAELLATVRASQQERQYLLQETAMLRRVIAAAGPPLPPPRSLPQSPHPVHNTHIPSPTSPLHACFPSPPTHILTEETREEKNREEETRLVSQLAAEDLFRNVTVAPGVTLFHMYHQTP; encoded by the exons ATGACGATCCCCCGCCTGAAgagcctccctctcccctccaccacctcaaccCTCCGCACCATCCACCCGCCAGAG GAGGAAGTGGGATCAGAATCGATATCCTCCAGCCCACCAGCAGGATCCATTACTCCCACCGCGGCGCTCTTAAG GCAGAAGGAGGCGTTACAGGAGGAGATGGCGAGGATGGAAGAGGCACTAGCAGCAGTGTCCCGGCGAGAGAAGGAGGCCCTTACGAGACTCAGCCACGCCCTCGCCCTGGCGGAGCACACACAGGCCCAAACATCCCAG GTTCGCGCCAGCAGCGAGTCAGCCATTGAGAAGCTGAGCACAGACCTGGCAACGGCGCAGCAGGAAGCGGGGCGTCTGCGGGCACAGCTTGACGAGGCGGAGGCGCAGAGGGTgcgggaggagggagcgagggacaGGCAGGCGAGGGAAGCAGAACATAAAATTGGAGTACTTAAG GCTGAACGAGAGGAGCAAGAACGCAGACTGACGCAGCTACGGGAGGAGGCACGAGAGGCAGATAGGAAGGTTATCGATCTGGAATACGACCTTCAAACTGCAGAGGAGACTAAAAGACGCCTTGAGGACCAACTGGAGGAGCAGAGAAGACACGCCCTGGACGCCACTGCGAGACTCGACCAAATACTCTTATC GCGCAGCGGAGAGGCAGCGGCGGGGGCGGCACGAGCGAAGGACCTTGAGGAAAGACTGGACGCTGCAAGGGAGGACACGGCCAAACTCTTGCAGGCGGTGACGGCACTGGCGAAG CAAGGAGGCGGAAGGGTTGGAGAGACGTACTCTACAGATGATGTAAAGAGTGAACGGTTAGCCGCGGGTCAGGAGCTGCAGGAGGCCCTTGAGGCGCTTCATGCACGCCACA AGGAGGACGTAGCGGGAGTGGAGTCAGCAGCGAAACATCAGAGCGAGGCTACGGACGCCCTCAGACAGGAGCTGGCGGCGCTGAGGGAGCAACTAGCGAGGGATAACGAGACGCACAG GGAAGCAATCACACAGAAGAACATTGAAGCCACAACGCTGCGTCAGGAGCTGCAGGAGGGGCGAGAAGAAGTAATCCGGACGAGGGAGCAGCTGAGGGCATGTGGAGGCCTGTACCAGAGAGCTATGGACACCCTTAGGGATAAAGTGGCGGAG AGTGCTGAGTTACTAGCAACGGTGCGAGCGTCCCAGCAGGAGCGTCAATACCTTCTGCAGGAAACGGCAATGCTGAGGcgagtaatagcagcagcaggaccaccactaccaccgccacgaTCACTACCACAGTCACCACATCCAGTACACAACACCCACATCCCATCACCCACATCACCCTTACACGCTTGCTTCCCCTCGCCACCCACACACATCCTCACTGAAGAAACACGTGAAGAGAAGAACCGCGAGGAGGAGACCCGGCTTGTGTCTCAGTTAGCAGCAGAAGATTTGTTCCGAAACGTCACCGTGGCTCCTGGAGTGACTCTCTTCCACATGTATCACCAAACACCGTAG